DNA sequence from the Agromyces aureus genome:
GTCGCGCGCGTCGTCGCGTGGCTCGCTGGCGACGACGCCGGATACATCTCGGGCGCCGTCATTCCGGTCGACGGCGGCCTCGGCATGGGGCACTGACCCCGGCCACGCGGCAACGGCGAAGGCCGCGGCGCACCGAGTCGGTGCCCGCGGCCTTCGCCGTTGCTCGTGCTCGAGGTCTCAGCCGCGCAGTCCGAGCAGCGCCAGCGCCTGCGAGAGGTCGGGCGTCGTGATCGCGACATCCGCCTGGGCTCGCACCACGGGCTTCGCGCAGAACGCCACGCCCAGGCCGGCCTTCGCCAGCATGCGCAGGTCGTTCGCCCCGTCGCCGATCGCGACGGTGTACTTCAGGGGCACGGATGCCGCGGCCGCCCACTCCTCGAGCGCGACGGCCTTCGCCTCGGCGTCGACGATCGGGCCGTCGACCCGACCGGTGAGTCGGCCGCCATCGAGCTCGAGGCGGTTCGCTCGGCAGAAGTCGAGCCCGAGGCGCTCGGCGAGCGGATCGAGCAGTTCGTGGAATCCGCCGGAGACGACGCCCACCACACCGCCGACGGCGTGCACGCCGTCGATGAGCTCCTGGACGCCGGGCGTCGGCGTCATGCGCGTTCGCGCGTGCGCGAGGTCGTCGACCCCGAGCCCGGCGAGCGTCGCGACGCGTTCGCGCAGGCTCGCGGCGAAGTCCAGTTCGCCGCGCATGGCGCGCTCGGTCACCTCGGCGACGAGCGGCAGGCTGCCGGCGGCCTCGGCGAGGAGTTCGATGGCCTCCTCGCGGATGAGCGTGGAGTCGGCGTCGAGCACGACGAGCGGGCCGCCGAAGCGGCCGCGTGCGCCTGCGCTCACGCGCCGGCCGCCCGGACCCTGGATCCCTTGCCGACGACCGTGATGCCGCTGTCGGTCACGATGAACCCGCGGGCGAGGTCTTCGGCACGGTCGACGCCGATGCGGGCGCCGGCCTCGACGACGACCTCCTTGTCGAGGATCGCCCGCTGCACGGTCGCGCCGGCATCGATGCGTGCGCGGTCGAACAGGATCGAGTCGGCGACGTGCGCCCCCGAGCCCACGACCGCCCACGGCCCGAGCACGCTGCGCTCGACGTGCGCGCCCGAGATCACGGAACCGAGCGACACGATCGAGTCGATCACGGTGCCGAGGGTGCCGCGCGCGTCGCGCGTGAACTTGGCCGGCGGCGAGTTCAACTGCTGGCTGAAGATCGGCCACTCGCGGTTGTACAGGTTGAAGACCGGCATGACCGAGATGAGGTCCTGGTGCGCCTCGAAGAACGAGTCGATCGTTCCCACGTCGCGCCAGTAGTACCGGTCGCGGTCGGTCGAACCGGGCACGTCGTTGCGATTGAGGTCGTAGACGCCGGCCGCGCCCTGGGCCACGAACGCGGGGATGATGTCGCCGCCCATGTCGTGGCTGGAGTCGGTCAGCTCGCCGTCGCGGAGCACCGCGTCGATGAGGGCGTCGGCGTTGAACACGTAGTTGCCCATCGAGGCGAGCACCTCGCCGGGGGAGTCGGGCAGGCCGACCGGGTCGGAGGGCTTCTCGAGGAACCGGTGGATGTGCTCGGGGTTGTTCGGGTCGACCTCGATGACGCCGAACTGATCGGCGAGCGAGATCGGCTGACGGATCGCGGCCACGGTCGCCGCCGCGCCCGACGCGATGTGTGCGTCGATCATCTGGCTGAAGTCCATGCGGTACACGTGATCGGCGCCGACGACGACGATGATGTCGGGCTGCTCGTCGTAGATCAGGTTGAGGCTCTGCAGGATCGCGTCGGCCGACCCCGAGAACCACCGCTTGCCGAGGCGCTGCTGGGCGGGCACCGAGGCGACGTACGAGTTCAGGAGACCGCTCATGCGCCAGGTCTGCGAGACGTGCCGGTCGAGGCTGTGCGACTTGTACTGCGTCAGCACGACGATCTGCCGCAGACCCGAGTTCAACAGGTTCGACAGGGCGAAGTCGATGAGACGGTACTGCCCGCCGAACGGCACCGCGGGCTTCGCCCGGTCCTCGGTGAGGGGCATGAGTCGCTTGCCCTCGCCGCCAGCGAGGACGATGCCGAATACCTTGCGCGTGACCATGCCCCAACTGTAGTCAGCGCGGGGCCTCCTGAGGCGATCGGAGTCGACGCATGTCGGATGCCGCTGCGCTAGCGTATGCTCCATGCGCGTCGACCTGCTCACCCGTGAATACCCGCCCGAGATCTACGGGGGAGCCGGCGTGCACGTGGCCGAACTCGTGCGGGCGCTCCGGCGAGACATCGAGGTCGTGGTGCGGGCGTTCGGCGCTCCGCGCGACGAGCCCGGCACGTTCGGCTACGCGACGCCCGAAGCGTTCGAGGGCCGCAACGCCGCGGTCGGCACCATGGGCGTCGACCTGCTCATGGCAGCGGATGCCGCCGGCGCCGATCTCGTGCACTCGCACACGTGGTACGCGAACTTCGCGGGCTTCACCGCGAAGCGCCTCCACGGCGTCCCGCACGTCGTCACGGCGCACAGCCTCGAGCCGCTCCGCCCGTGGAAGGCCGAGCAGCTCGGCGGCGGCTACCGCCTCTCGTCATGGGTCGAGCGCGCGGCCTTCGAGGACGCCGACGCCGTGATCGCGGTGAGCGAGGGCATGCGCCGCGACATCCTGCGCGCCTACCCGGCGATCGACCCCGCGAAGGTGGAGGTCGTCTACAACGGCATCGACCTCGCGGACTGGAAGCCGAACCCCGACGCCGACCTGACCCGCTCCCTCGGCGTCGACCCCGAGCGTCCTTCGATCATCTTCGTCGGCCGCATCACCCGGCAGAAGGGCCTGCCGTACCTCCTCCGTGCCGCGCGCCTGCTGCCGCCGGAGGTGCAGCTCGTGCTCTGCGCCGGCGCACCGGACACGCCCGAGATCATGGCCGAGGTCACCGGACTCGTCGACGAGCTCCGCACGGAGCGCGACGGTGTCGTCTGGATCGACCGGCACCTGCCACGGGCCGAGCTCACCGCGCTGCTCACGGCCGCGACCGCGTTCGTGTGCCCCTCGATCTACGAACCCCTCGGCATCGTGAACCTCGAGGCCATGGCCTGCGGGGCGCCGGTGGTCGGCACCGCCACGGGCGGCATCCCCGAGGTCGTCGACGACGGCGTCACCGGCGTGCTCGTGCCCATCGATCAGGCCGAGGACGGCACCGGCACCCCGACGGACCCCGAGCGCTACGTCGCCGACCTCGCCGAGGCGCTCACCCGGGTCGTCTCCGATCCGGAGCGCGCTGCCGCCATGGGCGCGGCTGGCCGCGTCCGCGCCGAGCAGCATTTCGGATGGGACGCGATCGCGGAGCGCACACGCGAGGTCTACGACCGCGTACTCGCCCGCTGACCCTCGCCGCGACGCCGCCGCGAGCCTTCGAGCGTCTCGACGGCGCTTCGAGGGTCCGAGCGCCCGATAGCATGGTGGACATGGCGAGTACGGTGCTGCAGTTCCAGGATGTTTCGGTGGTTCGCGACGGGAATTCGATCCTCGATTCCGTGACGTGGAGCGTCGAATCCGACGAACGCTGGGTCGTGCTCGGGCCGAACGGCGCCGGCAAGACCACGCTGCTGCAGATCGCGGCCGCGGCGATGCACCCGACCAGCGGCACGGCCTCCGTGCTCGGAGAGAAGCTCGGCAAGGCCGACGTCTTCGAGCTCCGGCCGATGATCGGCTTCGCGTCCACGGCGATGGCACGAAAGATCCCGCGCAACGAGACGGTCATCGACTCGGTCCTCACGGCCGCGTACTCGGTCACCGGCCGCTGGAACGAGGAGTACGAGGAGATCGACGTGCGTCGCGCTCAGCGCGTGCTCTCCGAGTGGGGCCTCGAGGGCTTCGCCGACCGCCGGTTCGGCAGCCTCTCCGACGGCGAGCAGAAGCGCGTGCAGATCGCCCGCTCGGTCATGACCGACCCCGAACTGCTGCTGCTCGACGAGCCGGCCGCGAGCCTCGACCTCGGCGCCCGCGAGGAGCTCGTCGGACTGCTCGGCGGCTACGCGTCGTCGTCGGCGTCGCCGGCGATCGTCATGGTCACGCATCACGTCGAGGAGATCCCCAACGGATTCACGCACGCACTGCTCCTCGCCAAGGGTGCAGTCGTGGCTGCAGGCCCGCTCGCCGAGGCGCTCACGAGCGAGACGCTCACGAACGCGTTCGGCATCTCCATCGAGCTCAGCGAGACCGACGGCCGCTACACGGCGCGCGCAAGCTGAACCTGACCAGAACTCGCTGCCGGTTCTGCTAGAATCGTTAGCTGGCCCCCTCGGGCCGACATGCTTTCCCAACGCGCTGCACACGTCGCCGTCGGGATTCACGAGAAAAATCCGATCAGCAAGGAAGTCACCATGAAGACCGACATCCACCCCGAGTACGCTGCCGTCGTCTTCCGCGACCTCGCCTCGGGCGCAACGTTCCTCACCCGTTCGACGGTGTCGAGCGACAAGACCATCGAGCTCGACGGCGAGACCTACCCGGTCATCGACGTCGAGATCTCGTCGGAGTCGCACCCGTTCTACACGGGCAAGCAGCGCATCATGGACTCGGCCGGCCGCGTCGAGAAGTTCAACAAGCGCTTCGCCGGCTTCGGCAAGTAAGTTCCGTCAGGAACCCGCCGCACGAAGGGGCGGTCGACTTCGGTCGACCGCCCCTTCGTCGTTGCCACGCCTGGGCCGCTCGTGCCGCACGGTCGGCCATGAGGAATGGTCTCCGACGCCGACGATCGCCCGCGAACGAACGGCCGAGGCCGCCCGCCTGCCGGCCGCGCGTCAGCGGACCGGCCAGGCGCCCGACGTCGTGAACTCGGGTTCGCCGTTCTTGCGACGCCACGCCTGGTAGCTCTCGGCCTGCTCGTGGCACCAGTCGATCTGGCGGGCATGCAGGTCGGCGAGCGCGATCGCCGCGAGCTCGGGGTAGGTGCGCGCGATCGCTTGGGCGACCCGGCCCGCAGCGACGGCGTCGGCTCCGGCGTCGTGCGCGTCGTCGAGTCGCACCCCGTAGTGCTCGCAGGTGGCCGTCAGCGTGCGCTTGCCGCGGCGGTACCGATCGACCGCCTTGTCGATGACGAGGGGGTCGACGACCGCGTCGGGGCCGGGAAGGCCGACGAGCGCGTAGCGCTCGGCCTCCCGAGCGAGCACCGTGAGATCGTAGGCCGCGTTGTACGCCACGATCGGCAGGCGGCGCGCCGAGGCATCCGCGAGGGCCGCGATGATCTCGGCGACCGCCGTGGGCGCGGCGGCGCCCTCGAGACGGGCGCGCTCGGTCGAGACGCCGTGGATGAGCGAGGCGGCCGTGGGGATCTCGACGCCGGGGTCGACGATCCACTGACGCCGTTCGAGCTCCTCGCCGTCGCGGCCGATCACGCCGACGTGCGCGGTCACGATGCGGCAGGTGTCGACGTCGATTCCCGTGGTCTCGAGGTCGAAGACGGCGAGGGTGTCGGCCCAGTGTGCGGCGTTCGCGGAATCCATGGTGGAAGGCTACGGGCGCGCACCGACATCGACCGGGCGTGCGGCGCGTGTCCCTCGGATCGAAGCGTCGCGACGCCGCGCGGAGGGCCGACCGGCGCTTCCCGCGCCTGTGGAGACCGACGGACGCCCAGCCGCGGCGCCGTAGACTGACGAGGTTATGATCGCCTCCCCGTACGCCGAGCAGCTCGCGCGCATCCCCGTCAGCGAGCACCGCCTCGACGTCGACGGCACCGAGACCTCCTGGTGGGAATACGGCCCCGCCGACGGCCCTGTGCTCGTGCTCGTGCACGGGTTCCGAGGCGACCACCACGGCCTCGAACCCGTCGTGGCGCAGCTGCCCGGCTTCCGCATCATCTCGCCCGACCTGCCCGGGTTCGGCGCGTCCGACACGTTCGCGACCGGCGCCCACGACCTCGACGCGTACACCGCGTGGCTCGGCGCGTTCATCGCCGCGCTCGGCATCGACGGTCAGTACACGCTCCTCGGCCACTCGTTCGGTTCGATCGTCACCTCCGCCGCAGTCGCCCGCGGCCTCTCGCCCGAACGCCTCATCCTCGTGAACCCCATCGGCGCTCCCGCGCTCGAGGGTCCGCGCGGCGTCATGACCCGGCTCGCGGTGCTCTACTACCGGGCGGCCGCGGCGCTGCCCGAGCGACCGGGGTTCGCCCTCCTCCGCAACGGCGCGGTCGTGCGCATCATGAGCGCGACCATGGCGAAGACGAAGTCCAAGTCGCTGCGTCGCTGGATCCACGACCAGCACGACACGTACTTCTCGGCGTTCGGCACGCGCGACTCCGTGCTCGAGGGATTCACGACCTCCGTGAGCCACGACGTCAGCGAGGTCGCCGCCGACATCCGGGTGCCGACGCTGCTCGTCGCCGCCGAACGCGACGACGTCACGCCGCTCTCGGCGCAGCAACGCCTCGTGACGCGCTTCCCCGATGCCCGGCTCGAGGTGATCCCCGAGGTGGGGCACCTCATCCACTACGAGACCCCCGACCAGGCCGCGGCGATGATCCTCGCGTTCCTCGGCTCCGACCGCCTGGGCTCCGAGGCGCACGCGTGAAGGTCGTCGTCGACTGCCGCTACACCCGCATCGGGCGTCACGACGGCATCAGCCGCTTCACCGCGGGCATCGTCACGGAGCTCGCCAAGCGGCATCCGCTCACCATGCTCGTGAACGACCACCGGCAGCTCGAGATGCTGCCCGACCTGCCGTGGCAGCTCGTGAGCGGCCCTACGAGCATTCGCGAACCCCTCGTCGCCCTGCAGGTTCGTCGCCTGAAACCCGACATCGTCTTCTCGCCGATGCAGACCATGGGGTCATGGGGGCGCGACTACCGACTGCTGCTCACCCTGCACGACCTCATCTACTACGAGAACCCGACGCCGCCGCGCGACCTGCCGTGGCCCGTGCGGGTGCTCTGGCGCCTCTACCACCTCGCCTGGTGGCCGCAGCGCCTGCTGCTGAATCGTGCCGACGCGGTCGTGACCGTCTCGGAGACGACGGCCGGACTCATCCGCGAGCACGAGCTCACCGATCGCCCGGTCACGGTCGTCCCGAACGCGGCCGACGACCTCGCCGTGCCCGACCTTCCGAGAACGCGGCCCGCCGGACACCGCCTCGTCTACATGGGCTCGTACATGCCCTACAAGAACGTCGACACCCTCGTGCGGGCGGTCGGCGCGCTGCCCGAGCACGAGTTGCACCTCCTGAGCAGGATCAGCCGCGACGAGCGTGCGCGGCTCACTCGCCTGGCGCCCCAGGCCCGTCTGGTGTTCCACAACGGCGTGACGGATGCCGAGTACGCCGAGCTGCTGGGCGGCGCGAGCGCGCTCGTGCACGCGTCACGAGCCGAGGGCTTCGGCATTCCGCTCGTCGAGGCCATGCGTCTCGGCACGCCCGTGGTCGTCAGCGACATCCCGATCTTCCGCGAGATCGGCGGCGATGCGGCCATGTACTTCGACCCCGACTCGCCCCAGTCGCTCGTCGCGGCGCTCTGGGCGCTCGAGCGCGGCGACGAATGGGAGCGGCGTTCTGCGGCATCCGTCGACGTCGCGGCCGAGTACACCTGGGCGGCATCGGCCGAGCGCCTGCTCGAGCTCATGCGACGCACGGCCGGGCCGGGCAAGCGCCGCCGGCGATCGCGCCGGCGACGCTGACCCCTCCTCGAGCGCGCGGCCGTCGGTGTCAGCCCGCGGTGCCGGTCGCGGCCTGCGGCAGCACGAGGGTCAGGTCGGCGCCGTCGACGAGCACCTCGTGCACCGATCCGTTGCCGATCACGTAGTCGGGCGTCGGGAACGTCCAGTCGCTGAGGTCGAGCATCAGTGCGTGGATCACGCCGCCGTGCGTCACGACGACGACCTCGCCGCCCGGGTGTGCGGCCGCGATCTCGACGAGTGCGGCACGGGCTCTGGCGATCACGGCCGATCTCGGCTCGAGACCGTCGATCGTCGCCGCCTGAGCCTCGACCGCGGCCCGGCCGCCGTGATCGAGCCCCTCGAGCACCCCGTAGCTGCGTTCGGCGAGCGTCGTGAGCTGCACGGGTTCGGGGAGGCCGAGCCGGCCGCCGATGATCTGTGCCGTCTCGACCGCCCGCGAGAGCGTGCTCGAGTAGAGCCCGTCCCAACGGCCGCGCGCGAGGCCGGACGCCACGGCCGACGCCTGCGCGCGTCCGGCATCGTTGAGCGGGATGTCGGTGGCGCCCTGGATGCGGCGCTGCACGTTCCAGTCGGTCTCCCCGTGACGGACGAGCACGAGCCGGGTCGGTGAGGTGCGGGGGAGGGCGGCGCGCGTCATCCCGACACTCTCGCACATCGCGCGCGGGTGGATGTCGTCGCCGAACACGATGACCGCGGGCGTCGGCCGCCGGAGGACCGCCTGTTGACCGTCGTCAGGCGATGAGCGCCTCCGCGAAGGCTGCGAGCGTCTCGCTCGTGCCTGCATCGACCTTGACCGCTGCGCGGCTGTCGCCCTTGGTGATGCCCCGATTCACGACCACGATGGGCATCCGGCGGCGGCGAGCGAGCTCGATCAGCCGCATGCCCGAGTTCACGACGAGCGACGAACCCGCGACGAGCAGCACGTCGGACCCGCGGACGATCGAGGCAGCGGCCTCGAAGACCTCGACCGGCACGAACTCGCCGAAGAACACCACGTCGGGCTTCAGGATGCCGCCGCACACCGTGCATTCCGGGATCACGAGGGAGGCGGCGTCCTCGACGTCGACGTCGCCGTCGGGGTTCGCGCGGATCGCGCCCTCGACCTCGAGGCCGGGATTGAGGGCGGAGAGTCGGTCGGCGATCGCCTCGCGGGCGAACTGCTGGCCGCACGTGAGGCACAGCACCCGGTCCATGCCGCCGTGGAGTTCGACGACCCGACGGCTGCCCGCCTTGCGGTGCAGGCCGTCGACGTTCTGCGTGACGAGACCGTTCACGATGCCGGCGGACTCGAGCTCGGCAAGGGCTCGATGTCCGGTGTTCGGGCGCGCGGTGCCGAAGGCGCGCCACCCGAGGTGGCTGCCGGCCCAGTAGCGCTTGCGGGCGGCCTCGGAGGCGAGGAACGCCTGGAAGGTCATGGGCGTACGCACGGGTGCGCCCTCGCCGCGGTAGTCGGGGATGCCCGAGTCCGTGCTGAGGCCCGCACCGGTGAGCACCGCGAGGCGCTGGCCCCGGAGCACGTCGATGGCTCGGTCGAACGTCGCGTCGCCGCGGACGGGGATTTCGAGGTCGGATGTCACCGGTTCTCCCTTCGAATCGTCTGATTCTATTCGCGTCGGTTTTCGGGTTTGTTTCGGGGACTGGCAGTCTGGAAGAACCATGCACATCGAACGAGTCCGCGACGCGGCATCCGATCGCGTCGCCGACTATGCGAACCTGACGGATGTGTCGCTGCGCAGCGCCCACGAGCCTGCGAACGGCCTGTACATCGCCGAGTCCGCGAAGGTCATCCTGCGGGCGATCCGGGCAGGTCACCGGCCGCGATCGGTGCTCATGGAGGAGAAGTGGCTCGCCGGCCTCGAGGCCGCGCTCGAGCCGTTCGACGTGCCCGTGCACCTCGCCGATGCCGACCAGCTCGAGGAGATCACGGGCTATCGCGTGCACCGCGGCGCCCTCGCCGCGTTCGAGCGGCCCGAGCTGCCCGATCCGGCCGAGCTGCTCGCGAACGCGCGACGGGTCGTGGTGCTCGAGGACATCGTCGACCACACGAACGTCGGCGCGATCTTCCGCTCGGTGGCCGCGCTCGGCGCGGACGCCGTGTTCGTCACCCCGCGGTGCGCCGACCCGCTCTACCGCCGAAGCGTGCGCGTGAGCATGGGCACGGTGTTCCAGGTGCCGTGGACGCGTCTGCCCGACTGGAGCGACGCCGTCGGACTGCTGCACGACGCCGGCTTCACGATCGCCGCGCTCGCACTGTCAGACCGCTCGATCACGCTGCAGCAGCTCGCGGCCGATGCGCCCGAGCGGCTCGCACTCGTGTTCGGGGCCGAGGGCGACGGGCTCAGCCGCACCGTGCTCGATGCGGCCGACGAGGTCGTGCGCATTCCCATGGCGCACGGCGTCGACTCGTTGAACGTCGCGGCCGCGGCCGCGGTCGTGCTCTACGCGCTCCCGGCCGGCGAGTCCGACGACCCGGCCGGTTCCGCCCCAGTGCTCGGCAATCGAGGCGGCGAGGCATGACCGAGACATCCACCCCGACCTCCGCGAAGCCGCAACCCGACGCGAAGGTCTACCGCCGACGCCGCATCATCGTGTTCACGACGCTCGCCGTGCTGCTCGGCCTGCTGACCACGGCGGGCGTCTACACCTCGAACGCCCTCGGCGCGCCGATCCCGACCGCGGCGCCCCAGGTCGAGGATCCGGCCCCGATCGCGGCGGCCGCGCAACCGCTCGTGCTCCCGGGGTTCGGCGCGTACGCCGTGGGTGCGGTCGGATTCGACGGCCTGCTCGCCGCGGGAAACGATCAGACCCCGATGGCACTCGCGAGTATCACGAAGGTCATCACGGCGCTCACCGTGCTGTCGGAGCATCCGATCCCGGCGGGGGAGACCGGCCCGGACATCGCGTACACCGATGCCGATGTCGACATCTACTGGGACATGATCGCCCAGAACGGTTCGGTCGCTCCGGTCGAGGCCGGCGCGACGCTCTCGCTGAAGGAGAGCCTCGAGGCCCTGCTCATCCCGTCGGGCAACAACTACGGCATCTCGATCTCGAACTGGGCGTTCGGATCCGAGGCCGCACTGGCCGAGAAGGCGAATGCCTGGCTCGCCGCGAACGGGCTCGTGAACACGCATGTCGTCGACTCGAGCGGCATCTCCGACGACAACGTCGGCACCGCCGCCGACATGGTGCGGCTCGGCGAGATCGCCCTCGAAGACCCGACGATCGCCGCGATCGTCGCCTCGAAGAGCGTCGAGATCCCCGAGCTCGGTACGCTGACGAACTCGAACAAGCTGCTCGGCACCCACGGCATCGACGGCATGAAGACCGGCACGACGGATGACGCGGCGAACCTGCTCTTCACCGCCGACTACGCGGTCGGGTCATCGACCGTGACCGTCGTGGGCGTGCTGCTCGGCGGCGAGAGCCACGCCGTGATCGACGAGGCGATCGCGGCGATGCTGGATTCGGTCGTGCCGGGCTTCCACGAGGTCGCCCCGCTCACGGCGAACCAGGTGCTCGCCGAGTACGACACGCCGTGGGGCGAGTCCGCCAGGGCGCGGGCCGCGACCGGCGCATCGCTGGTCGTCTGGAACGACACGCCCGTCGACGTCGAGGTGAACGCCGACCCGATCACGCTCGCCGTTCGCGGCGACGAGGTGGGCACCGCGGTCGTGCGTGCGGGGTCGAAGGAGATCATCGTGCCGCTCGTGCTCGACGCGACGCTCGCCGACCCGGGAGCCTGGTGGCGCCTGACCAACCCGGGCGCACTCGACGAGCAGTCGGCTCAGTCCGGCACCGAGTAGGGTCCGGCATCGGGCCGCTTGGCCGTGATGAAGTCTCCCGACGACTGATGGCGCACGCGTCGCAGCACCCACGGCACGAGGTACTCGCGTGCCCACGAGAAATCTTCGACCCTGGCCTGCCGCCATGTGGACGCCGGCACCGGCTCGGGGTTCATCGGTTCGAGCTCGTTCTCGACGTTGAGCGCCTCGAGCACCATGCGTGCGACCTCGTGGTGACCGAGCGAGTTCAGGTGCAGGCGATCGGGCGCCCACATGCGCTGGTCCTGGATCTCGGTGAGCGCCCACTGGTCGGCGACGACGCAGTCGTACTTCTTCGCGACGATGCGGAGGTTCTCGTTGTAGATCGCGACCTTGCCCCGGAGCCCGCGGAACACCGGTGAGAACCCGACGTCGACGCCCGTGAAGATCACGATCGTCGCGTGGTCGCGCGAGAGCCGGTCGATCGCGTACTCGAAGCGCGCCGCGATCTCGTCGGGGTCGGTGCCGGGGCGGATCACGTCGTTGCCGCCCGCTGAGATCGTGATCAGGTCGGGGCGCAGCGCGAGCGCGGGCTCGAGCTGCTCGTCGATGATCTGCCGGATGAGCTTGCCGCGCACCGCGAGATTCGCGTAGGCGAAGTCCTCGGTACCCTGACCGAGCACCTCGGCGACCCGGTCGGCCCAGCCGCGGTTGCCGCCGGGCACCGTGGGCTCGGGATCGCCGATGCCCTCGGTGAACGAGTCGCCGATCGCGACGTACCGGGACCAGGGGTGCTGCTGCGTGACCATGCCCCCATTCTGCCAACCTCGTCAAGCGCATCGAATTCGGGGATGTCGGCAGCCTCGACTACCCTCGAATCCAGTGAGCACAGCGACCCCTTCCGGAGCCCAGCCGGGCACCTCGGCCGCCGAACACCTCTCCCCGTCGTTCCCCGAACGCGCGGCCTGGGGCACGGCGAGCAAGCTTCGGGCCTGGCAGGCCGAGGCACTCGAGCAGTACCTCGCCGACCTTCCCCGCGACTTCCTCGCGGCGGCGACGCCGGGCGCAGGCAAGACCACGTTCGCGCTGCGCCTCGCGGCCGAGCTCCGCTCGCGCCGCATCATCGACCGCATCACGGTCGTGGCCCCCACCGACCACCTGAAGCGCCAGTGGGCGGATGCCGCGGCGCGCGCCGGCATCCGGCTCGACCCGGGGTTCCGCAACGCCCACGGCAGCATCGCGCGGCACTTCCACGGTGTCGCCGTGACGTACGCGCAGGTCGCCATGCGCCCCGCGCTGCACCGCGAGCTGACGCTCTCCGGGCGCACGCTCGTGATCCTCGACGAGGTGCACCACGGCGGCGACGCGCTCTCGTGGGGCGACGCCATCCGCGAGGCGTTCGAGCCCGCGACCAAGCGCCTCTCGCTCACCGGAACCCCGTTCCGCTCCGACACCGCGCCGATCCCGTTCGTGCAGTACGAACAGGACGCCCACGGCGTTCGCCTCTCGCAGACCGACTACGCCTACGGCTACGGCCGTGCCCTCGCCGATGGCGTCGTGCG
Encoded proteins:
- a CDS encoding D-alanyl-D-alanine carboxypeptidase family protein codes for the protein MTETSTPTSAKPQPDAKVYRRRRIIVFTTLAVLLGLLTTAGVYTSNALGAPIPTAAPQVEDPAPIAAAAQPLVLPGFGAYAVGAVGFDGLLAAGNDQTPMALASITKVITALTVLSEHPIPAGETGPDIAYTDADVDIYWDMIAQNGSVAPVEAGATLSLKESLEALLIPSGNNYGISISNWAFGSEAALAEKANAWLAANGLVNTHVVDSSGISDDNVGTAADMVRLGEIALEDPTIAAIVASKSVEIPELGTLTNSNKLLGTHGIDGMKTGTTDDAANLLFTADYAVGSSTVTVVGVLLGGESHAVIDEAIAAMLDSVVPGFHEVAPLTANQVLAEYDTPWGESARARAATGASLVVWNDTPVDVEVNADPITLAVRGDEVGTAVVRAGSKEIIVPLVLDATLADPGAWWRLTNPGALDEQSAQSGTE
- a CDS encoding NAD-dependent protein deacetylase, translated to MTSDLEIPVRGDATFDRAIDVLRGQRLAVLTGAGLSTDSGIPDYRGEGAPVRTPMTFQAFLASEAARKRYWAGSHLGWRAFGTARPNTGHRALAELESAGIVNGLVTQNVDGLHRKAGSRRVVELHGGMDRVLCLTCGQQFAREAIADRLSALNPGLEVEGAIRANPDGDVDVEDAASLVIPECTVCGGILKPDVVFFGEFVPVEVFEAAASIVRGSDVLLVAGSSLVVNSGMRLIELARRRRMPIVVVNRGITKGDSRAAVKVDAGTSETLAAFAEALIA
- a CDS encoding TrmH family RNA methyltransferase produces the protein MHIERVRDAASDRVADYANLTDVSLRSAHEPANGLYIAESAKVILRAIRAGHRPRSVLMEEKWLAGLEAALEPFDVPVHLADADQLEEITGYRVHRGALAAFERPELPDPAELLANARRVVVLEDIVDHTNVGAIFRSVAALGADAVFVTPRCADPLYRRSVRVSMGTVFQVPWTRLPDWSDAVGLLHDAGFTIAALALSDRSITLQQLAADAPERLALVFGAEGDGLSRTVLDAADEVVRIPMAHGVDSLNVAAAAAVVLYALPAGESDDPAGSAPVLGNRGGEA
- a CDS encoding SGNH/GDSL hydrolase family protein; its protein translation is MVTQQHPWSRYVAIGDSFTEGIGDPEPTVPGGNRGWADRVAEVLGQGTEDFAYANLAVRGKLIRQIIDEQLEPALALRPDLITISAGGNDVIRPGTDPDEIAARFEYAIDRLSRDHATIVIFTGVDVGFSPVFRGLRGKVAIYNENLRIVAKKYDCVVADQWALTEIQDQRMWAPDRLHLNSLGHHEVARMVLEALNVENELEPMNPEPVPASTWRQARVEDFSWAREYLVPWVLRRVRHQSSGDFITAKRPDAGPYSVPD